From Corvus cornix cornix isolate S_Up_H32 chromosome 1A, ASM73873v5, whole genome shotgun sequence, a single genomic window includes:
- the ARFGAP3 gene encoding LOW QUALITY PROTEIN: ADP-ribosylation factor GTPase-activating protein 3 (The sequence of the model RefSeq protein was modified relative to this genomic sequence to represent the inferred CDS: deleted 1 base in 1 codon): MCEPSKQDIAAIFKRLRSVPTNKVCFDCGAKNPSWASITYGVFLCIDCSGTHRSLGVHLSFIRSTELDSNWSWFQLRCMQVGGNANASAFFHQHGCTTNDTNAKYNSRAAQLYKEKIKSLATQATRKHGTDLWTDGCGMPPASPHNKEEEDFFASHVSTKAKDTEWVLPEPVSLQHKTSDNIPESCEGPEHGPSVDGLSTSPQPALENTTFIKKKPNQAKKGLGAKKGGLGAQKVSSQSFSEIEKQAQAVDKMKQQEDLHGSKKTEKEEPLVSSLRLAYRDLDIKARQETLNLSGKKKAELERLGMGLGSNRSGISHSVTSDMQTIEQETPAIAKPKKKYMDDVEDSYFSSSSRYYDSSDLRSSTFSKWDDNSDAFWKKENNSRDTDILLTSKSTGFSDRPASRRKPEYEPSANTDEAQKKFGNVKAISSDMYFGRQDQADYEARARLERLSGSTSISSADLFEDQRKQPTGSYNITNVLPSAPDIAQFKQGVKSMAGKLSVLANGVMTSIQDRYGS, translated from the exons ATGTGCGAGCCCAGCAAGCAGGACATCGCC GCCATCTTCAAGCGGCTCCGCTCCGTGCCCACCAATAAG GTGTGTTTTGACTGTGGAGCAAAGAACCCCAGCTGGGCAAGCATCACCTATGGAGTGTTTCTCTGTATTGACTGCTCAGGGACCCACCGGTCCCTTGGCGTTCACTTGAGCTTCATTCG GTCTACAGAACTGGATTCCAATTGGTCCTGGTTCCAGCTGAGATGCATGCAGGTTGGAGGAAATGCAAACGCT TCTGCTTTTTTCCACCAACATGGGTGCACAACCAATGACACCAATGCCAAGTACAACAGTCGTGCTGCTCAGCTGTACAAGGAGAAGATTAAATCTCTTGCGACACAGGCCACGAGAAAGCACGGTACTGAT CTGTGGACAGATGGGTGTGGAATGCCACCAGCATCACCTCACaacaaagaggaggaggatttttttGCATCCCATGTTTCTACCAAG GCAAAGGACACAGAGTGGGTTTTACCAGAACCAGTTTCTCTCCAGCACAAAACTTCAGACAACATTCCAGAATCCTGTGAAG GACCAGAACATGGACCAAGTGTTGATGGCCTTAGCACATCCCCACAGCCTGCATTAG AGAACACCACCTTTATAAAAAAGAAGCCAAATCAAGCTAAGAAGGGG CTTGGTGCCAAGAAAGGTGGTTTGGGAGCCCAAAAAGTGAGCAGCCAAAGCTTCAGTGAGATTGAAAAACAAGCACAAGCTGTAGATAAAATGAAGCAACAAGAGGATCTTCATGGTAGTaagaaaactgagaaggaaGAGCCACT TGTATCATCTTTAAGGTTGGCCTACAGAGATCTTGATATTAAAGCAAGACAAGAAACCTTAAACCTCTCTGGTAAGAAGAAGGCTGAACTGGAGAGGCTTGGTATGGGATTGGGCAGCAACAGGAG TGGTATTTCTCACTCAGTCACCTCAGATATGCAAACAATAGAGCAGGAAACACCCGCAATTGCGAAGCCGAAGAAGAAGTACATGGATGATGTGGAAGACTCTTATTTCTCTTCTAGCTCAAG GTACTATGATTCTTCAGATTTGAGGAGCAGCACTTTCTCTAAATGGGATGACAATTCAGATGctttttggaagaaagaaaataatagtaGAGACACTGATATATTGTTAACTTCAAAAAGCACGGGATTTTCAGACAG gcCTGCATCTCGGCGTAAGCCTGAATATGAACcttctgcaaacacagatgaagcacagaaaaaatttGGCAATGTCAAAGCCATTTCATCAGACATGTACTTTGGAAGGCAAGATCAGGCTGAT TATGAAGCAAGGGCTCGGCTAGAAAGGCTTTCTGGAAGCACATCCATAAGTTCAGCTGACCTGTTTGAAGACCAGAGAAAACAACCAACAG GAAGCTACAACATTACCAATGTCTTGCCTTCAGCTCCTGATATAGCTCAGTTTAAACAAGGAGTGAAATCCATGGCTGGAAAACTTTCTGTCCTTGCTAATGGGGTCATGACATCTATACAG GATCGATATGGTTCCTAA